Proteins from a genomic interval of Phlebotomus papatasi isolate M1 chromosome 3, Ppap_2.1, whole genome shotgun sequence:
- the LOC129808154 gene encoding uncharacterized protein LOC129808154, with protein sequence MMSVIKLFFVVLLVGAATALECYQCSSSEIGDACIQSNVTKFKVTQCKSHEYACYITLIRNSGKNTTGIAERGCALNYNYCEKLIHERDTRLALSCYVCTTSRCNFVDALTMNNSSTKITTSFFLILLPLLVITRKIFISG encoded by the exons ATGATGTCAGTGATCAAGTTGTTCTTTGTAGTACTTCTAGTTGGTGCAG CTACTGCCCTAGAGTGCTATCAGTGTAGTAGCAGTGAAATTGGCGATGCCTGCATTCAATCCAATGTGACCAAATTCAAAGTGACACAGTGCAAATCCCACGAATATGCTTGCTACATAACCCTCATCCGTAACTCAG GGAAAAACACCACGGGAATTGCTGAAAGAGGATGTGCTCTCAACTATAACTActgcgaaaaattaatacatGAAAGGGATACGCGCTTGGCTTTGAGCTGTTACGTCTGCACTACATCAAGATGCAATTTCGTTGATGCTCTTACGATGAACAATTCGTCAACCAAAATTACCACAAGCTTTTTCCTTATATTACTACCCCTTCTTGTGATAACAAGAAAAATCTTCATTAGCGGATAa